From Sphingobacteriaceae bacterium:
CCGGCGTGGCTATGGCCCTGCGCCATTCCCGGCGTCCCGATCACCTGGTGACGGTGTTCGCCGGCCAGGACAAGGAGGCTACGGCCAAGGCCAGGGAATATTTCACCGGCTATCCGCCCTCCTCACCTTCCATTGCTCTTTTGCGGGATGGCCGCCTGGTCTACATGATGGAGCGGCATCAGATCGAAGGCCGGGATGCTGAATCTGTAGCCCGGGATCTGGCGGCCGCCTTTGATCAGCACTGTCAAGTCCAGGACTAGCTTGCCCGGAATTTCCCGAGTACCAGCAACTCTTGCAGAGGCAACGAAAAGTGCTATAATGAGCCAGAAGGTCAAAGAAAGTCAAAAAGTCAAGCAAGAGCAAGGTGTTGGGAAGCATGTCTACACGGGCCGATTTCATCGAACGACAACTAAAGAAGATGTTGTCGGAAAGCGGCACCGGCAGGCTGGAGCTGCAACGCAGCCAATTGGCGGAGAAGTTTGAGTGCGTGCCGTCGCAGATTTCCTATGTCCTGGAGACCCGGTTCACCTTTGAGCGGGGCTATTTGGTTGAAAGCAAGCGGGGCAGCGGCGGCTACATCCGCATCGCCCGCATCGTAGACGATTCCAAGGAAGAACTGGTCCGGCGGGTGCGGCAGCGCATCGGCGGCGCCATCGACCAGGACCGGGCCGAAGACTTGCTCACCTGGCTGGAGGAGGAAGGGCACATTACCCAGCGGGAGGCGGCAGCCCTGCGGGTCATTTGCAGCCGGGACACTTTGGCCCTGGAATTGCCCACCCGGGATGTGCTCCGGGCCCGGATCCTGCAGCGGGCCCTGCCCTTGCTCATCGGCCGCGACGACCGGCCGGAGGAGGCGTGACCCATGTTGTGCACCGAGTGCGGCAAGCGCCGGGCGGTCCTGCACGTGACCCGGGTGGTCAACGGTCACAAGACCGAAGTCCACCTGTGCGATCAATGCGCCGCCGAGCAGGGCCATTGGGAAGGCTTCGCCGAGCCCTCCTTTTCCATCCACGACCTGCTGGCCAGCCTGCTGCCCGTGCCCGGCCACGCCGAGCAAAAGCCGGCGGAGCCCGAAAAGGTCTGCCCCGGCTGCGGCTTGACCTACCAGGAGTTCACCCAGTCGGGCCTGCTGGGCTGCCGGGTCTGCTATGACACCTTCGGCGATGTGCTGGAGCCCGTCCTGCGGCGCATCCACGGCGGCACCCGGCATGAAGGGAAGGCGCCTCCCCAGCAGCGGGCCCGGCAGGAGGCCAGGCGCCGGCTGGAGCACCTGCGGGCGGAGTTGAAAAAGGCAGTGGCGGAAGAGCGCTACGAGGATGCGGCCCGCCTTCGGGATCAAATCCGCACCTTGGAGCGCGATGCCGAGGGTAAGGAGTGAGGGCCGTGTCCCAGGACGATGTTTTGCACCTAAGCCGGAGCCTATGGATGGACGGCAGCGGTCCCGCCGCAGACATCGTTTTGTCCAGCAGGGTGCGGCTGGCCCGCAACTTGGCGGCCCACCCCTTCCCCCACCGGGCCGACGGGCCGGCGGCAGAAAAAGTGCTGCAGGCCGCCGCGGGCGCCCAGCCGGTCCTGACGATGCCGGAACGGAGCTACAAGCTGTTCCGCCTGAAGGATATGGACCCCCTGGACCGCATCCTCCTGGCGGAGCGCCACCTGATCAGCCCCAAACTGGCGGACAACGACCGCTGGGGCGGGGCTCTGATCAGCAGCGATCAGGCGGTTTCCATCATGATCAACGAGGAAGACCACCTGCGCATACAAGTTTTGTTCCCGGGCCTGTCCTTGGACAATTGCTGGAAGCTGGCCTCGGAAATCGACGACAAGCTGGCGGAGAAGCTGGATTTCGCCTACGACGAGCAGCGGGGCTATTTGACCGCCTGCCCCACCAACGTGGGCACGGGCCTCCGGGCTTCGGTCATGATGCACCTGCCTGCATTGGTCATGACCAGGGCGTCGGCCCGGGTGCTGGGCACCTTGAGCAAGGTAGGCGTGGCGGTCCGGGGCGTTTATGGTGAAGGCACCGAAGCCCGGGGCAACCTGTTTCAAGTTTCCAACCAGATTACCTTGGGCCAGACCGAGGAGGAGGTATTGCAAAACCTCACCACGGTGGCCAAGCAGATCATCGACCAGGAGCGCAGCGCCCGTGAGCGGCTGTACCGGGAGCGCAAGGTTCATCTGGAAGACCAGATCTGCCGTGCTTACGGCATCTTGACCAATGCACGGATGATCTCGTCGGAAGAAGCCATGAAGCTGCTGAGCCTGGTGCGCCTGGGTATAGACCTGCAGGTGCTGTCCCATGTAAAGCCTGAGGTGGTCAACGAGCTGTTGATCGTCACCCGCCCCGCCCACCTGCAGAAGCTGGAGGGCAAGACCTTGAGTCCCGACTTGAGAGACCAGCGGCGGGCGGCCATATTGCGGGGACGCTTGGCAGGCGGGGCGTAACCTGGTGAAAAGGAGGGAATGACACGATGTTTGGTCGT
This genomic window contains:
- a CDS encoding BrxA/BrxB family bacilliredoxin — encoded protein: MDDFMALLVEPMRRELVSIGFQELRTAEEVEQFMAEAKGTALVVVNSICGCAGGIARPGVAMALRHSRRPDHLVTVFAGQDKEATAKAREYFTGYPPSSPSIALLRDGRLVYMMERHQIEGRDAESVARDLAAAFDQHCQVQD
- a CDS encoding CtsR family transcriptional regulator, with product MSTRADFIERQLKKMLSESGTGRLELQRSQLAEKFECVPSQISYVLETRFTFERGYLVESKRGSGGYIRIARIVDDSKEELVRRVRQRIGGAIDQDRAEDLLTWLEEEGHITQREAAALRVICSRDTLALELPTRDVLRARILQRALPLLIGRDDRPEEA
- a CDS encoding UvrB/UvrC motif-containing protein, with the translated sequence MLCTECGKRRAVLHVTRVVNGHKTEVHLCDQCAAEQGHWEGFAEPSFSIHDLLASLLPVPGHAEQKPAEPEKVCPGCGLTYQEFTQSGLLGCRVCYDTFGDVLEPVLRRIHGGTRHEGKAPPQQRARQEARRRLEHLRAELKKAVAEERYEDAARLRDQIRTLERDAEGKE
- a CDS encoding protein arginine kinase, which encodes MSQDDVLHLSRSLWMDGSGPAADIVLSSRVRLARNLAAHPFPHRADGPAAEKVLQAAAGAQPVLTMPERSYKLFRLKDMDPLDRILLAERHLISPKLADNDRWGGALISSDQAVSIMINEEDHLRIQVLFPGLSLDNCWKLASEIDDKLAEKLDFAYDEQRGYLTACPTNVGTGLRASVMMHLPALVMTRASARVLGTLSKVGVAVRGVYGEGTEARGNLFQVSNQITLGQTEEEVLQNLTTVAKQIIDQERSARERLYRERKVHLEDQICRAYGILTNARMISSEEAMKLLSLVRLGIDLQVLSHVKPEVVNELLIVTRPAHLQKLEGKTLSPDLRDQRRAAILRGRLAGGA